CTTATTATTAGCATATTCTCTAACATCTGTCCATTGCTTAAAGAATAGATACTGAATAAAAGATCTAAATTCTATCTCTTCAGCCAACTCCTTTTTATATTTAGCTACTGCTGCTTCTTCTCTTAGTTTAATATCCTCATCCCATTCATTCCATGGTCTCTCATTAAAAGTTGATTTGACAGCTCTAAATAGTGCATAATCATCTAACCATTCTGCATTCTGCTCACAGAAAGCTCTAAAGTCATCTTTATCTCCTATAGAGCTAAATTTACCAAAAGCCTTCTTAAATAAAGGCATTTTAAAGTCAATTACCTTCCCATATTCTACTATATCCTTATCAAATTCGATATCTACTTCCAAATCTTCTTCATTTAATAATCCATCTTCAACTAATCTTTCTAAACTAATTAGCATAGGATTTCCTGCAAAAGCAGAGAAGCATTGATAAGGAGAGTCACCATACCCTGTGGGTCCTAAAGGACAAATCTGCCATAACTTCTGTCCAGCTCCAGCCAAAAAATCTATAAATTGATAGGCTTCATCACCTAAAGAACCTATACCATATCTACCTGCTAACGAGGTAGGGTGTAAGAAAACTCCACTCATTCTTTCAAATTTCATCATTAATTCCCTCCTTGACCTTATAATTATATCTTACTGAAGGTATTGTTAATATTTACCGGATAAATTTAATTAAACTACCACAATCTCCTTCAATTCTTTAGTAGCTACCCCCTGGTAAAATGGGATTAACAAAGATTCTATACCCGACTCAAAGCCTACTTGAGCATTTAACTTTGGTCAAATTTGTACATGACGGTGGCAACTACCCTTATTATTTAGAACTAAAGGTGCTTTAGGTAAAATTATATTATAGATAGATTATTAATCCCTATTTCAAACCTCCTAACCATNATTTAACTTTGGTCAAATTTGTACATGACGGTGGCAACTACCCTTATTATTTAGAACTAAAGGTGCTTTAGGTAAAATTATATTATAGATAGATTATTAATCCCTATTTCAAACCTCCTAACCATATGTTTTAAGATAATAGCTGAACCTTTGAGTTCCTTCCTAGCAATATTGCTAAAACTATGGTGGTGAGTTTTTGGTATTATCCAGGTTTTAAAAGGGTAGCAAAGAGCATAAGGGTTAATAGCAATAAAACTTCATTCTCTTTAATGAATCTCTAATTACCTGCTAACTCATATCTAATCATATTACAATGAATATGGTGATGGTACTAATTATGATATTTCCTAGCCCCTTCTAATTCCTCTTCAACCACTAGAGGGACTATTGACACCCTATAATCTTTCAATGAGAGTGCTCCTTTCATACTAGAAGTTTTTAAGAATTTGAATATAATTAAGCCTATTACCCTTGGCTCATTATTTATACCTTAGCTGCAATGCTTTGATAATACTATAGAGAGTTAGTTCCTAAGCTACTATTATGTCTTATAGATTCAATCAGCACTTCTGCTTATCCTATACCATTCATTTTTTGAAAAAATCCTTGATTATATTCAGTTAATCTACCTGAAGACTTTAAAATAGAATACTTATTATTTATACCCCTAACTCTCTAGAAGCCTTTCTTTTCAAGAGAATTTATAATTAAGCAATTAATTTTAATAATATCTCCTCTTCAAAACTACCACCAAAACCATGATAACGTTTGCATAAACAAATATATTTACATTATACCATTATCACCACCTTTCTGCAATCATTTATATAGACAAATCTTAATCTTTAAAGATAGTTTCTTATACCTTCTTTAAAACCATCCTTCTTTTTTAGTTAGATATAAATTCTACTCTATTTATTTTACTTACTTCTTTCTTAAAGATATTTAAACACTCTCCTAACCCCATACTATAATTAAATTAATTATATTTATTGTACCAAATTCTCTTAAAAATTGTAAAATAAAAAAAAATAACCCTATATAACCTTAAGTATTTAAAAATAAGATAATTTATGATACAATCTTATAGGAAATATTCTAATTATTATTAAAATTAATCAGTTTAAAATGGGGGTAATAACATAAATTATGAAATCACATATAATATTACTTTCTAAGAGAGAAGAGACATTCAATTTGGTACAAGACTCTTTATATAAAGAAGAATATAAATTACATCAGATATCTCCTGATGAATTAATGTTAAAAATCTACCAATTAAAACCTAAATTATTAATTACAGATATTGATTATTATCAAGAGAGTACAATTAAAGTGATTAAGATCCTACAATCCCAGAATTACTTGCCAGTTATATATTTATATTCTAATCCTTATCCCAAAATTATTGATAGGATTATAGAATCTGAAATTGTTATCAATAAATCTAATATAGCAGACAAGTTACCGAATTTAGCTAAACAAGCTATTAATTTTAAAAATAATTATAATAAGGTAACAGCAAGTTATGAAACTATTGATCTAATTAATAATAAAGTAGACCAACTATTAAAGGAATATATTAATAATGACTTTATTGATTATGGGGATTCGATTAAAGAAATTCTCAATTATGTCTTTGCGACCAACCCCTTTTTATCTAATAAGCCAGAAATTATCTTAACTATCTTTAAAGAAGACCTTCAAACGATTACAGATATATATATAATTTCAGAGAATAAGATTGAAAAATCAGCATTTCCAGTGGCTTTAAAGAATAAAGCTCCTTTCAAATTAAGTACACAGCTTGAAAATGAATTCTTCTATAATTGTAATGAAGATGATCTATCTGATATTGATGATTATCAAAATGTATTTGCTGATGAAATTCTTAATAGAATACATAAGATTAATAATTTCTCTGGATATCAAACAACAGACATCGCCTTAATAGGAATCAACTATAATAAGAAAGTAACTCACTTTGACGCCAATATTATTAAGACCTTGTCTATCAGCTTCAATCTAATTAAAAATATACACCATCAGCTTAATGAAGTTAAGAATGCCTTTATCTATACTATCAACTCCCTATCTAGAGCCGCAGAGGCAAGTGATGATGATACAGGCTATCATATCAAACGTGTTAATGAATATTCAAAATTAATTGCTAAAAGATTGGGGCTAGACAAAAATTTCATTGAAGAAATCTATTACTGTGCTCAAATGCATGATGTAGGAAAGGTCTACATACCTAAACACATCTTATGTAAAAGAGGAAAATTAACCGATGATGAATTTACAATGATAAAAAAGCACACTACTTATGGTGCAGAAATCATTGGAGATTCTCCACACCTTAAGATGGCTACAGATATTGCCCTTAACCATCATGAACGCTTTGATGGGTCTGGATATCCTAATGGCAAGAGTGGTGATGAGATTCCCCTATCAGCTAGAATCGTTATGTTAGCAGATATCTATGATGCTTTAAGGAGTTCACGCCCTTATAAACCAGCCTTTAGCCATGAAAAGACCTATGATATTATAGTTAATGGTGATGGACGAGTAGAACCTTCCCATTTCGATCCTAAAATTTATCAATTGTTTAAAAAGATTCATCACGAGTTAGATACAATCTATAATACTTGGAATGAACAGTCTAATTTAAAAAGGGAAGCTAGAGCATAATGCCCTAGCTTCTCTTATTTAGAACTAAAGTTAGCTAAACATAATAAAAGCTATATAAATTACTGCATAATTCCATAAATTCTCTTCTCTTTCTCTCTAAGATAATATCTAACCCATTCTCTATCCATTATCTCTTGTAAATCACCATCTATTTTTCTTAATAGCTCTTCTATCTCTGCTCCCAACTTAACAGCCTTCTCATTCTTGAAAAGGTTTTTAAGGCTTGACTTTTCTATCAATTTATTAATCTTCTTCTCTCTCTTAATTATCTCCTTCTCAACCATATCTACAAAGATAGGATACCAAAAGTCCCTGCTTATCTCCCTCTCTTCTGCCAATCTTTCAAGATTGAAGGCAGTCACATTTCTCACTATCAACTCTTTTTTAAAGAGTTGCTTCTTTTTCTCATCGTTTAGCTCCCACCCTTGAAATTGATCAAGAAATAGATATGGAGCAGCATCTGGATCATGCTTTAAGATACTACCTTGCTGACTATCTAAGACCTCAATAATATCAGCAATACTGAAATTATCCTTCTCATCTTGGTATAATCTTAACTTCTCATATTCTTTAAAATATATTAACTCTGTAGCATATTCCTCTAATTTAGCATCATATGCAACTAAAGTTCCTTCATAGTCTTCTAAAATCTCAAAAGCTCCATCACTTAGAACCATATAAATATAATCTTTAGCCTCATGTACCATCACTGCATGCCTCATCAACCCTTTGCGAGCTTGGAACTTACTCAATCGATATAATCGCTCTAATAATATCTCCCCTTCCATAATCTCTATTTCGGGTAAAAGCTCTTCTACTTTACTTAATACCCCTTCATCAAACTCTATTCTCCAAGTACTTTTATTGTACTCTACTCCTTGTATAGAGATTAAATCCCTAAATAGCTTCTTAGTCAATCGCTCTTTAATACCATATTTATCTTCAGTTAATTTCCAAATCTTCATTATAACCACCCTATGCTTTTTAATATCGCTATTATAGATAATACCGAATAAAGAAGGATTATTCAATAGATTTTCTAAAATTAATATTGGAATTTAAAATTAAACTTAATGGGGGTATATTGCGACAGTTTTCACTTTTTAAAAACTCCCCTCTCTTACTCTTAAGAGGGGGAAACAAAACTAAAAATATCACAATATCTATATATTATATCAATTTTTCTACTAGCCCAAGAGCTATTATAAAAATTTATCTCTTGAATTGCATATACTATAATAGATAACAAGTTATGAGTAAGCAGTCAAAAAGATTTTCTAATCACTGATTACTAATTACTAATTACTTATCACTAAATTAAATTGATTGGTCAAAGTTACTTGTGATATAATAAAATCAAAATATTCTTATAAAGAAGGTGATTTGTTCAAATGAATCAAAAGATTGCTCTATTAACTGATAGCACCTCTGATATTCCTAGAGAAGTTTTAGAAGAGAAGAATATACATAGCCTTCCTTTGAAGATAATCTATAAAGATGAAGAATATACCGATAGGGTAGATATTCAGCCAGAAGAGATTTATAATAGATTTGCAGAGGAGATTCCGACTACTTCTATGCCCTCTCCTAACGATGTTCAAAAGAAACTTTTAGAGCTGAAAGAAAAAGGGGTTACCCATGTTATCGCAATCCACATCTCTAGTGGTTTAAGTGGTACTTATAA
The genomic region above belongs to Orenia metallireducens and contains:
- a CDS encoding HD-GYP domain-containing protein, which codes for MKSHIILLSKREETFNLVQDSLYKEEYKLHQISPDELMLKIYQLKPKLLITDIDYYQESTIKVIKILQSQNYLPVIYLYSNPYPKIIDRIIESEIVINKSNIADKLPNLAKQAINFKNNYNKVTASYETIDLINNKVDQLLKEYINNDFIDYGDSIKEILNYVFATNPFLSNKPEIILTIFKEDLQTITDIYIISENKIEKSAFPVALKNKAPFKLSTQLENEFFYNCNEDDLSDIDDYQNVFADEILNRIHKINNFSGYQTTDIALIGINYNKKVTHFDANIIKTLSISFNLIKNIHHQLNEVKNAFIYTINSLSRAAEASDDDTGYHIKRVNEYSKLIAKRLGLDKNFIEEIYYCAQMHDVGKVYIPKHILCKRGKLTDDEFTMIKKHTTYGAEIIGDSPHLKMATDIALNHHERFDGSGYPNGKSGDEIPLSARIVMLADIYDALRSSRPYKPAFSHEKTYDIIVNGDGRVEPSHFDPKIYQLFKKIHHELDTIYNTWNEQSNLKREARA